In a genomic window of Xenopus laevis strain J_2021 chromosome 5S, Xenopus_laevis_v10.1, whole genome shotgun sequence:
- the xpo1.S gene encoding exportin 1 S homeolog, with product MPAIMTMLADHAARQLLDFSQKLDINLLDNVVNCLYHGEGAQQRMAQEVLTHLKEHPDAWTRVDTILEFSQNMNTKYYGLQILENVIKTRWKILPRNQCDGIKKYVVGLIIKTSSDATCVEKEKVYIGKLNMILVQILKQEWPKHWPTFISDIVGASRTSESLCQNNMVILKLLSEEVFDFSTGQITQVKAKHLKDSMCNEFSQIFQLCQFVMENSQNAQLVHATLETLLRFLNWIPLGYIFETKLISTLVYKFLNVPMFRNVSLKCLTEIAGVSVSQYEEQFVTLFTLTMMQLKQMLPLNTNIRLAYSNGKDDEQNFIQNLSLFLCTFLKEHGQLIEKRLNLRETLMEALHYMLLVSEVEETEIFKICLEYWNHLAAELYRESPFSTSASPLLSGSQHFDVPPRRQLYLPVLSKVRLLMVSRMAKPEEVLVVENDQGEVVREFMKDTDSINLYKNMRETLVYLTHLDYADTERIMTEKLHNQVNGTEWSWKNLNTLCWAIGSISGAMHEEDEKRFLVTVIKDLLGLCEQKRGKDNKAIIASNIMYIVGQYPRFLRAHWKFLKTVVNKLFEFMHETHDGVQDMACDTFIKIAQKCRRHFVQVQVGEVMPFIDEILNNINTIICDLQPQQVHTFYEAVGYMIGAQTDQTVQEHLIEKYMLLPNQVWDSIIQQATKNVDILKDPETVKQLGSILKTNVRACKAVGHPFVIQLGRIYLDMLNVYKCLSENISAAIQANGEMVTKQPLIRSMRTVKRETLKLISGWVSRSSDPQMVAENFVPPLLDAVLIDYQRNVPAAREPEVLSTMATIVNKLGVHITAEIPQIFDAVFECTLNMINKDFEEYPEHRTHFFLLLQAVNSHCFPAFLAIPPAQFKLVLDSIIWAFKHTMRNVADTGLQILYTLLQNVAQEEAAAQSFYQTYFCDILQHTFSVVTDTSHTAGLTMHASILAYMFNLVEEGKINTPLNQASPLNNQLFIQEYVANLLKSAFPHLQDAQVKLFVTGLFSLNQDIAAFKEHLRDFLVQIKEYAGEDTSDLFLEERESSLRQAQEEKHKLQMSVPGILNPHEIPEEMCD from the exons TATTATGGTCTGCAGAtcttggaaaatgtaataaaaacaagatGGAAAATTCTTCCTCGGAATCAGTGTGATG gaATCAAAAAGTACGTTGTGGGACTAATCATCAAGACTTCCTCAGATGCAACATGTGTAGAG aaagaaaaagtgtatattggaaagctgaaCATGATTCTCGTTCAG ATATTAAAACAGGAATGGCCTAAACATTGGCCCACATTTATCAGCGATATTGTGGGAGCAAGCAGAACCAGCGAGAGCCTCTGTCAAAACAACATGGTTATTCTGAAGCTGTTGAGTGAGGAAGTTTTTGATTTTTCCACTGGTCAGATTACACAAGTAAAAGCCAAACACCTGAAAGACAG TATGTGCAATGAGTTCTCCCAGATATTTCAGCTGTGTCAGTTTGTGATG gaaaattcacaaaatgctcAACTCGTTCATGCTACTCTGGAAACACTGCTTCGATTTCTTAACTGGATCCCTCTAGGATATATCTTTGAAACCAAGCTCATCAGCACACTTGTATATAAG tttttaaatgttCCCATGTTCCGAAATGTCTCTTTGAAGTGCCTCACTGAGATAGCTGGAGTTAGTGTGAGCCAGTATGAGGAGCAGTTTGTAACTCTTTTTACACTGACCATGATGCAGCTGAAACAG ATGCTGCCTTTGAATACAAATATCCGTCTTGCTTATTCAAATGGGAAAGACGATGAGCAGAATTTCATTCAGAACCTCAGCTTGTTTCTTTGTACCTTTCTTAAAGAGCATGGGCAGCTTATAGAAAAAAGACTCAACCTGAGAGAGACTCTAATGGAG GCTCTGCACTACATGTTGCTTGTTTCTGAAGTGGAAGAGACAGAAATCTTCAAAATCTGCCTTGAATACTGGAACCATCTAGCAGCAGAGCTCTACAGGGAGAGTCCATTTTCAACATCCGCGTCCCCACTACTTTCTGGTAGCCAGCATTTTGATGTTCCTCCTAGAAGGCAATTGTATTTGCCTGTTTTATCAAAG GTGCGATTGTTGATGGTGAGTCGTATGGCTAAGCCGGAGGAAGTTCTAGTAGTGGAAAATGATCAGGGTGAAGTGGTCCGTGAATTTATGAAGGACACAGATTCTATCAACTTGTACAAGAACATGAGGGAAACTTTGG TATACCTCACTCACCTGGATTACGCAGATACAGAGCGAATTATGACTGAAAAACTCCATAACCAAGTTAATGGCACTGAGTGGTCCTGGAAAAACCTAAATACATTGTGTTGGGCAATTGGATCAATAAGTGGAGCTATGCATGAGGAAGATGAAAAGAGATTTCTTGTTACCGTCATAAAA GATCTCCTTGGTCTGTGTGAGCAGAAGCGTGGCAAGGATAATAAAGCCATCATTGCatcaaacataatgtacattgtgGGCCAATACCCCAGATTTCTGAGAGCTCATTGGAAATTTTTAAAGACTGTTGTAAACAAGTTATTTGAATTTATGCATG AAACCCACGACGGTGTTCAAGATATGGCATGTGATACTTTCATTAAGATTGCACAGAAGTGCCGTAGACATTTTGTTCAAGTGCAGGTTGGAGAAGTAATGCCTTTCATTGATGAGATCTTGAACAATATCAATACCATTATATGTGATCTTCAACCACAACAG GTTCACACATTCTATGAAGCAGTTGGGTACATGATTGGGGCTCAGACGGACCAAACTGTACAAGAGCATTTAATAGAAAAGTATATGTTACTACCAAATCAAGTGTGGGACAGTATCATTCAGCAAGCCACAAAG AATGTTGATATATTGAAAGACCCAGAAACTGTAAAACAGCTTGGcagcattttgaaaacaaatgtaAGAGCGTGTAAAGCGGTTGGTCATCCTTTTGTTATCCAGTTGGGAAGAATTTACCTGGATATGTTAAACGTGTACAAGTGCCTAAGTGAAAACATTTCTGCGGCTATACAGGCAAATG GTGAGATGGTCACTAAACAACCACTCATCAGAAGTATGAGGACTGTCAAAAGGGAAACTCTAAAATTGATTTCTGGCTGGGTGAGCAGGTCCAGTGACCCACAGATG GTTGCTGAAAACTTTGTTCCTCCCTTATTGGACGCCGTTCTTATTGATTACCAGAGAAATGTACCGGCTGCCCGAGAGCCTGAAGTACTCAGCACAATGGCTACGATTGTAAACAAGCTGGGGGTGCATATTACAGCCGAAATACCTCAAATATTTGATGCTGTATTTGAATGCACGTTGAATATGATTAACAAG GACTTTGAAGAGTATCCAGAGCACAGGACACACTTTTTCTTGCTTCTTCAAGCTGTGAATTCCCACTGCTTTCCTGCATTTTTGGCTATCCCTCCAGCTCAGTTTAAACTAGTGTTGGATTCTATTATTTGGGCCTTCAAACACACAATGAGAAATGTTGCAGATACAG GTCTACAGATTCTATACACCTTGTTGCAGAATGTCGCCCAAGAGGAAGCTGCAGCGCAGAGTTTCTACCAAACGTATTTCTGTGACATTCTTCAGCACACATTCTCTGTTGTAACAGACACATCACATACTGCTG gcTTAACAATGCATGCATCCATTTTGGCATACATGTTCAATCTAGTGGAAGAAGGAAAGATAAATACGCCTTTGAATCAAGCTAGTCCTCTTAACAACCAGCTGTTTATTCAAGAATATGTGGCTAACCTTCTAAAGTCTGCGTTTCCCCACTTACAAGA TGCGCAGGTTAAACTTTTTGTGACTGGCCTCTTCAGTTTAAACCAGGACATTGCAGCATTTAAGGAACATCTTAGGGACTTCCTTGTACAGATTAAG GAATATGCCGGTGAAGACACATCCGACCTGTTTCTGGAGGAAAGAGAATCTTCCCTTCGACAAGCTCAAGAGGAGAAACACAAACTGCAGATGTCTGTTCCTGGAATACTTAATCCACACGAAATTCCTGAAGAAATGTGCGACTAG